Proteins from one Coturnix japonica isolate 7356 chromosome 5, Coturnix japonica 2.1, whole genome shotgun sequence genomic window:
- the LOC107314558 gene encoding cytosolic 5'-nucleotidase 1A-like, with the protein MAEPESTVINTDVKQKDPSEALVIAVTTRAIFNLEEEHQLYLEKGKEEYVRHQQANQDKPLPPGTAFAFIQAAQYVNKKILESNPMEKGLFDILVLSNNSPESGMRIINSVKHYGLEISKFCFVSDEDSTQYLKSHGVKLFLSADRTDVCNALRRGVSAALIFQQEVQATSTPLRVAFDGDAVLFSDETDQIFREQGLEGAMQYERAMEAVPIGEGPMKAFAMHLGKIRKKFSQEESPIRTYLVTARSGRDMGIRAIKTLREWGLAIDEAFFMDGAPKGPILAQIQPHIFFDDGLHNIQGAQDVGVPSAWVPSCC; encoded by the exons ATGGCAGAGCCTGAAAGCACAGTCATCAATACTGACGTGAAACAG AAAGATCCAAGTGAGGCACTGGTCATTGCAGTGACCACCAGAGCTATCTTCAACTTGGAGGAGGAGCACCAGCTCTacctggagaaaggaaaggaggaataTGTGAGGCACCAACAAGCCAACCAGGACAAGCCCCTGCCTCCAGGCACAGCCTTTGCCTTCATCCAG GCAGCACAGTATGTGAATAAGAAGATCCTAGAGAGTAACCCAATGGAGAAGGGCCTCTTTGACATCCTGGTGCTCTCCAACAACAGCCCAGAGAGTGGCATGCGCATCATCAACAGTGTCAAGCACTACG GCCTGGAGATTTCCAAGTTCTGCTTTGTCAGTGATGAGGACTCCACACAGTACCTGAAGTCCCATGGGGTGAAGCTGTTCCTGTCAGCTGACAGGACAGATGTCTGCAATGCCCTCCGAAGAG GGGTCTCAGCAGCACTCATCTTCCAGCAGGAGGTGCAGGCCACCAGCACCCCACTGCGTGTGGCCTTTGATGGAGACGCTGTGCTTTTCTCTGATGAGACGGACCAGATCTTCAGGGAGCAGGGCCTGGAGGGAGCCATGCAGTATGAGCGGGCAATGGAGGCTGTGCCTATAGGAGAG GGTCCCATGAAAGCCTTTGCCATGCACCTGGGGAAGATACGCAAGAAATTCAGCCAGGAGGAATCCCCCATTCGGACCTACCTGGTGACAGCTCGCAGTGGCCGGGACATGGGCATCCGAGCCATCAAGACACTCCGGGAATGGGGTCTGGCCATCGATGAAGCCTTTTTCATGGATGGGGCTCCCAAGGGTCCCATTCTTGCTCAAATCCAGCCCCATATTTTCTTTGATGATGGCCTTCATAACATCCAGGGGGCTCAAGATGTGGGTGTGCCCTCTGCATGGGTCCCCTCGTGCTGCTGA
- the SYT8 gene encoding synaptotagmin-8, which translates to MAKEQWNSQTTASPPPANPVVTTTAPPGFLDGIVSHTPLPRWALIAVAVAVAVLFLLFLICIIRCCCGKKKPEKKEKVGLLTFSGSTTASLVQPEMEDLEQGPEETGRGRLQYSLEYNFRVQELKVGVKQAADLKAMDNGGTSDPYVTVYLTSDMRKKYETKVHKKTLNPVFNETFTFQVPQAEVSEATLVMQIYDFNRFSKHDIIGEVRLPLASVNLQHIIEQWSDLVVASKVEQERLGEICFSLRYVPSTGKLTVLILEAKKLKRMDSRGLSDPFVKVHLILNKKKWKKKKTSVKKNTLSPYFNEAFVFEVPFNQIQNVDVVISVWDYDKVTKNEPIGKLFLGCRATGNQLRHWSDMLANPRRPIAQWHNLQPPDVVDKALGLKSHLKLPMTTR; encoded by the exons ATGGCCAAGGAACAGTGGAACAGCCAGACTACAGCCTCCCCACCCCCTGCTAACCCAGTGGTTACCACCACAGCTCCGCCGGGCTTCCTTGATGGCATTGTCAGCCACACCCCAT TACCCAGATGGGCGCTCATTGCTGTGGCGGTGGCAGTGGctgttctcttcctcctcttcctcatctgcATCAtcaggtgctgctgtggcaaGAAGAAGCcagagaagaaggagaaagttGGCTTGCTCACCTTCAGTGGCTCCACCACAGCCAGCCTT GTGCAGCCTGAGATGGAAGACCTGGAGCAGGGCCCAGAGGAGACAGGGCGAGGAAGGCTTCAGTATTCTCTGGAGTACAATTTCCGTGTACAGGAG CTGAAAGTTGGTGTGAAGCAGGCAGCTGACCTGAAGGCCATGGACAATGGGGGCACATCTGATCCCTATGTTACTGTCTACCTGACATCTGATATGAGAAAGAAGTATGAGACAAAGGTTCATAAGAAGACCCTGAACCCCGTCTTCAATGAGACCTTCACTTTCCAG GTGCCCCAGGCAGAGGTGTCTGAGGCCACGCTGGTGATGCAGATCTATGACTTCAATCGCTTCTCCAAGCACGACATCATTGGTGAGGTCCGCCTGCCCCTGGCCAGTGTCAACCTGCAGCACATCATCGAGCAGTGGAGTGACTTAGTGGTGGCCAGCAAAGTGGAG CAAGAGCGTCTGGGTGAGATCTGCTTCTCACTGCGCTATGTCCCCAGCACCGGCAAGCTGACAGTGCTCATCCTTGAGGCCAAGAAGCTGAAGCGGATGGACTCCCGTGGGCTATCAG ATCCTTTTGTTAAGGTGCATCTCATCCTGAACAAGAAGAagtggaagaagaagaagacgagtgtgaagaaaaataccttGAGTCCTTATTTCAATGAGGCATTTGTCTTTGAGGTGCCTTTCAATCAGATTCAG AATGTGGATGTGGTCATCTCCGTCTGGGACTATGACAAAGTGACCAAGAATGAGCCCATTGGCAAACTCTTCCTGGGCTGCCGGGCCACGGGTAACCAGCTGCGGCACTGGTCTGACATGCTGGCCAACCCACGGCGGCCCATCGCCCAGTGGCACAACCTGCAGCCCCCTGATGTGGTGGACAAGGCCCTGGGGTTGAAGTCCCACCTCAAGCTGCCTATGACCACCAGATAG
- the TNNI2 gene encoding troponin I, fast skeletal muscle — MSDEEKKRRAATARRQHLKSAMLQLAVTEIEKEAAAKEVEKQNYLAEHCPPLSLPGSMQELQELCKKLHAKIDSVDEERYDTEVKLQKTNKELEDLSQKLFDLRGKFKRPPLRRVRVSADAMLRALLGSKHKVNMDLRANLKQVKKEDTEKEKDLRDVGDWRKNIEEKSGMEGRKKMFEAGES, encoded by the exons ATGTCTGA TGAAGAG aaaaagaggaggGCAGCCACCGCCCGGCGGCAGCACCTGAAG agTGCTATGCTCCAGCTTGCTGtcactgaaatagaaaaagaagcagctgctaaagaagtggaaaagcaaaactacCTGGCAGAGCATTGCCCTCCTCTGTCCCTCCCAGGATCCATGCAGGAACTTCAG GAACTGTGCAAAAAGCTTCATGCCAAGATAGATTCAGTGGATGAGGAAAGGTATGACACAGAGGTGAAGCTACAGAAGACTAACAAGGAG CTGGAGGACCTGAGCCAGAAGCTGTTTGACCTGAGGGGCAAGTTCAAGAGGCCACCCCTGCGGAGGGTCCGTGTGTCAGCTGATGCCATGCTGAGGGCTCTGCTGGGCTCCAAGCACAAAGTCAACATGGACCTCCGGGCCAACCTGAAGCAAGTCAAGAAGGAGGACACAGAGAAG GAGAAGGACCTCCGTGATGTGGGTGACTGGAGGAAGAACATTGAGGAGAAATCCGGCATGGAGGGCAGGAAGAAGATGTTTGAGGCTGGCGAGTCCTAA